In Methylomonas sp. MK1, the following are encoded in one genomic region:
- the hemF gene encoding oxygen-dependent coproporphyrinogen oxidase: protein MIENDISAVKTYLLNLQDRICTALEAEEPIARFIEDAWERAEGGGGRSRVLANGEVFEQGGVNFSHVFGSHLPPSATVKRPELANRQFEAMGVSLVMHPRNPYVPTSHANVRFFIAKKDGEPSIWWFGGGFDLTPFYPFREDVLYWHQVAREACLPFGEDVYPRYKNWCDEYFFLKHRNETRGVGGLFFDDLNEPDFAQAFAFMQSVGDHYLDAYLPIVQGRKDTVYGDRERNFQLYRRGRYVEFNLVYDRGTLFGLQSGGRTESILMSMPPVAHWQYNWQPEPGSAEAELYDTFLGPQNWLGI, encoded by the coding sequence ATGATTGAGAACGATATATCCGCAGTAAAAACCTATTTGCTGAATTTGCAAGATCGAATTTGTACTGCTTTGGAGGCGGAAGAGCCCATCGCTCGCTTCATTGAAGATGCGTGGGAACGTGCCGAAGGTGGCGGCGGGCGTTCGCGGGTGTTGGCCAATGGTGAGGTGTTTGAGCAAGGCGGGGTTAATTTTTCGCATGTGTTTGGCAGTCATTTGCCGCCGTCGGCAACCGTCAAACGACCTGAGTTAGCCAACAGGCAATTTGAAGCGATGGGTGTGTCCTTAGTGATGCATCCTCGCAACCCTTATGTGCCGACCTCGCATGCCAATGTGCGGTTTTTTATCGCCAAAAAAGACGGTGAGCCGTCAATTTGGTGGTTTGGCGGCGGTTTCGATTTGACGCCGTTTTATCCTTTCCGCGAAGACGTATTGTATTGGCATCAAGTGGCGCGTGAAGCTTGCCTGCCGTTTGGCGAGGATGTGTATCCACGCTATAAGAATTGGTGCGACGAATATTTCTTTCTAAAGCACCGCAACGAAACCCGTGGCGTCGGTGGTTTGTTTTTCGACGATTTGAACGAGCCCGATTTTGCTCAAGCTTTTGCATTTATGCAGAGCGTAGGTGATCACTACCTGGATGCCTATTTGCCTATTGTGCAAGGACGTAAAGACACGGTCTATGGCGACCGAGAGCGTAATTTTCAGTTGTACCGGCGTGGGCGTTATGTCGAATTTAATCTGGTGTACGACCGCGGGACGTTATTTGGGCTGCAATCGGGCGGTCGGACCGAATCGATTTTGATGTCCATGCCACCCGTCGCGCACTGGCAATACAATTGGCAGCCTGAGCCGGGTAGTGCAGAGGCCGAGTTGTACGACACATTTTTAGGCCCACAAAACTGGCTGGGAATTTAG
- a CDS encoding ProQ/FinO family protein, with protein sequence MGFEELASLRDELVKQAAANKSVQRQKKIAEKSPIKKTGKADALVAIIGLLQKKFPLAFPKKPAAKLPLKIGIHKDILAHADQLGADKNQLRNALKAWCWGHRYWDCLTEDAVRVDLQGMPAGQVTKADAEQASKLKAERRKQPEAIEALPTEEA encoded by the coding sequence ATGGGATTTGAAGAACTAGCATCGCTCAGAGATGAACTTGTCAAGCAAGCGGCTGCCAATAAATCGGTACAACGGCAAAAAAAGATAGCGGAGAAATCACCTATCAAGAAGACCGGCAAAGCTGATGCCTTAGTCGCCATCATCGGCTTGCTGCAAAAGAAATTCCCTTTGGCATTCCCCAAAAAACCCGCTGCGAAACTGCCCTTAAAAATTGGTATCCACAAAGACATCCTGGCGCATGCCGATCAACTCGGCGCAGATAAAAACCAACTCCGCAACGCACTGAAGGCATGGTGTTGGGGACATCGTTATTGGGATTGCCTGACGGAAGATGCCGTCAGAGTTGATTTGCAAGGGATGCCGGCCGGCCAAGTCACAAAAGCAGATGCTGAACAAGCGAGCAAATTAAAAGCAGAACGTCGAAAACAGCCCGAAGCAATCGAAGCATTACCTACCGAGGAAGCATAA
- a CDS encoding DUF5765 domain-containing protein has protein sequence MCWSGEASAALAVTGFASTAFFYRRGESKVLCLALAYFSLMELLQAYTYSVIDQCLNPNNQVATFLGYMHIAFQPFFVNAVTMHFIPESLRKRIAPFVYALCFAAATVFMMRIYPFQWSSFCFDHYYQFLPGTKLKFLMPFCGTEICSTSGQWHIAWAIPASGSIQMANSYVYAAFLMPLLYGSWKLVLYHLTTGPLLAYLTTNNMNEWAAVWCLYSIGLLLLLIKTPIRQYLHVTNWYGCRHPQFFK, from the coding sequence ATGTGTTGGAGTGGCGAGGCATCCGCCGCGCTTGCCGTAACCGGCTTTGCGAGCACTGCTTTTTTTTATCGACGCGGCGAATCCAAGGTCTTATGCCTGGCATTGGCCTATTTCTCGCTGATGGAATTACTACAGGCATATACCTATTCGGTGATAGACCAATGCCTTAATCCGAACAATCAGGTTGCTACTTTTTTGGGATATATGCACATCGCGTTTCAACCGTTTTTCGTCAACGCGGTCACCATGCACTTTATCCCGGAATCCTTACGAAAACGTATTGCGCCGTTTGTCTACGCCCTCTGCTTTGCGGCGGCCACTGTATTCATGATGCGGATTTATCCGTTTCAATGGAGCAGTTTTTGCTTTGACCACTACTATCAGTTTTTACCCGGCACTAAGCTCAAATTCCTGATGCCATTTTGCGGCACGGAAATTTGCTCAACATCCGGACAATGGCATATTGCCTGGGCCATACCGGCCAGCGGCAGCATTCAAATGGCTAACAGTTACGTTTACGCTGCCTTTCTGATGCCCTTGCTTTACGGTTCATGGAAACTGGTGCTCTATCATCTTACGACCGGTCCGCTGTTGGCCTATTTAACTACCAATAACATGAACGAATGGGCTGCCGTGTGGTGTCTATATTCGATAGGCCTGCTGCTATTATTAATTAAAACACCCATCCGCCAATACTTGCATGTTACTAATTGGTATGGCTGCCGCCATCCTCAGTTTTTTAAATAA
- a CDS encoding TorF family putative porin, protein MDSDKIFRKGLFAIFIGVFGVSSVLPYAQAEWHGVLTFLSDYLHRGYSKNRGNPLAQAHIDYQDPMGWFAGVGVSQVSFDDRSYKNYADVEIKPYLGWSLPLNHDWRTELSVTGYLFDGKIFGKYADYTEFYASLHYQNWLTGTVSVAPNAYRREATVLNYELKYRRDILDNLQFSTGLGYCQANKLLEEDYFYWNAGVSWFITSNLALDLRYADVHLDDHHEDIHHHEFYPRLQDNKFLISVTAGF, encoded by the coding sequence ATGGACTCAGATAAAATCTTCCGTAAAGGCTTGTTTGCAATCTTCATAGGAGTATTCGGCGTATCCTCGGTTTTACCTTACGCCCAAGCGGAATGGCATGGAGTACTCACTTTTCTCAGCGATTACTTGCACCGGGGCTACTCCAAAAATCGCGGCAATCCTCTGGCGCAAGCGCATATCGATTATCAAGATCCCATGGGGTGGTTCGCCGGTGTGGGCGTTTCACAAGTCAGCTTTGACGACCGCAGCTATAAAAATTACGCCGATGTCGAAATCAAACCCTATCTGGGATGGAGCCTGCCGTTAAATCACGACTGGCGTACTGAATTATCGGTAACCGGCTACCTGTTCGACGGTAAGATTTTTGGAAAGTATGCCGATTACACCGAATTTTACGCATCCCTGCACTACCAAAACTGGCTGACCGGAACGGTGTCCGTCGCGCCAAACGCCTATCGGCGTGAGGCAACGGTACTGAATTACGAGCTCAAATATCGCCGCGACATCCTTGACAACCTGCAATTTTCGACGGGATTGGGCTATTGCCAAGCCAACAAACTGTTAGAGGAGGACTATTTCTATTGGAACGCCGGCGTGTCTTGGTTCATCACATCTAATCTGGCGCTAGACTTACGCTATGCTGACGTCCATCTGGACGATCATCACGAAGACATCCATCACCACGAGTTTTATCCACGCTTACAGGACAATAAATTTTTAATCTCCGTGACTGCCGGATTTTAA
- a CDS encoding RNA polymerase sigma factor encodes MPEQPQIGPDEYALLQRIGAGDTAAFEAFYKDYYPRLFRFILRMTRQPEAVEELIQETLLVVWEKPQGFNHESKISTWVFGIAYHKTLKAMAKSARRNNDVDIDDLTETIGDPTANPANNWENEDWLNYALATLPPDQRAVIELTFYHGLSYQDVARILDCPENTVKTRMFHARRKLQVFADAQEK; translated from the coding sequence ATGCCCGAACAGCCCCAAATCGGTCCGGACGAATACGCCTTGCTGCAACGTATCGGCGCAGGCGATACCGCCGCGTTTGAAGCTTTCTACAAAGACTACTATCCAAGGCTGTTTCGTTTCATCTTGCGCATGACGCGCCAACCCGAAGCTGTCGAGGAACTAATACAGGAAACCTTGCTGGTGGTTTGGGAAAAACCCCAGGGCTTTAATCATGAAAGCAAAATTTCCACCTGGGTATTCGGCATCGCCTATCACAAAACCCTGAAAGCCATGGCCAAAAGTGCCCGGCGTAACAACGATGTCGATATCGACGACTTGACCGAAACCATCGGCGACCCGACCGCAAATCCTGCGAATAATTGGGAAAACGAAGACTGGTTAAACTATGCACTGGCCACTTTACCGCCGGACCAACGTGCAGTCATCGAACTAACCTTTTACCACGGCTTGTCTTATCAGGATGTCGCCAGAATTCTGGATTGCCCGGAAAATACTGTAAAAACCCGTATGTTTCATGCCCGCAGGAAACTGCAGGTTTTTGCCGATGCACAGGAGAAATAA
- a CDS encoding anti-sigma factor family protein, with amino-acid sequence MNPQISSPTNSHSDMVLLLPWYVNQSLSTDERQQVDLHLKYCLVCRRELQTLRKLALAVQQAADLDVAAEASFAGFRAKMQTASQLPLTVKDDSPHDKLTGANVRPFSVARGFWRIASNTGKGLAIAASLLLVTLPAAVQYLSPANTTDYHTLSAAKPNAGPIGELRVVFAKSLTEKDIDAVLSQIDGVRVDGPNSVGAYTVKIATGKPDTDMASALALLRGRQDVILAEPILQP; translated from the coding sequence ATGAACCCACAGATTTCCTCACCCACTAACTCCCACTCCGACATGGTTTTGTTATTGCCCTGGTATGTCAATCAAAGCCTGTCAACAGATGAACGGCAGCAGGTAGACCTGCATTTAAAATACTGCCTGGTCTGTCGGCGCGAATTGCAGACATTGCGCAAACTCGCATTGGCCGTGCAACAAGCAGCCGATCTGGACGTAGCGGCCGAAGCTTCTTTCGCCGGTTTTAGAGCAAAAATGCAAACAGCCAGTCAACTCCCGCTTACCGTAAAAGACGATAGCCCACACGACAAACTGACTGGCGCAAATGTAAGACCATTCAGCGTTGCTCGCGGATTTTGGCGGATCGCCAGCAATACCGGAAAAGGTCTGGCTATTGCCGCGTCCTTGTTATTGGTCACCCTGCCGGCTGCCGTGCAATACCTATCGCCGGCCAATACTACCGACTATCACACGCTTTCCGCAGCCAAGCCAAACGCAGGTCCGATCGGTGAGTTACGCGTGGTGTTTGCCAAGAGTCTGACAGAAAAAGACATAGACGCCGTGCTTAGCCAAATTGATGGGGTACGGGTAGACGGGCCGAACAGTGTCGGCGCTTACACGGTCAAAATCGCCACCGGCAAACCGGATACTGACATGGCCAGCGCCTTGGCGTTGCTCCGCGGCCGACAGGATGTAATACTGGCGGAACCTATTTTACAACCGTAA
- a CDS encoding S8 family peptidase — MKLMRLNLFICLLVLLSACASTGDLSRLGDSKSAEERRLLVTFTDRSIDRALPANTLDGYRLRGQYGNSGWSEHIAQELADRHHLQFVAQWPVTTLGVSCVVYEVPDTLPVQEAIAELQQDRDVSSVQQMHSFQVLGKQTPPTPTYSDPYLHLQTGFNVLRIADLHLTTTGQGVRIAVIDTGVDTEHPDLKGRIKYSENTAPEPSDHNLADIHGTAVAGVLSAHPNNGIGIAGIAPEAEILAFRACWPEKPNSLAARCNSFTLALALNQAIRMNSDIINLSLSGPEDPLVQQLIEKALAKGIIVVAAVPSQIQAGGFPANIAGVIAVGQEKNGNNQQIAAPGKDILTTVPHQAYDFMNGSSFATPHVAGMAALLLQLHPDWKAADIKRRLGNDASTANLLDSSTALASPERAH, encoded by the coding sequence ATGAAATTAATGCGCTTAAATCTGTTTATTTGCTTGCTCGTGCTGCTTAGTGCCTGCGCCAGCACCGGCGATTTATCGCGGCTGGGCGATAGCAAATCTGCGGAAGAACGCCGTCTGCTGGTCACCTTTACGGACCGCAGCATTGATCGCGCGTTGCCGGCCAATACCTTGGACGGTTATCGCTTGCGTGGCCAATACGGCAACTCCGGCTGGAGCGAACATATTGCACAGGAACTTGCCGACCGCCATCATTTGCAATTCGTCGCCCAATGGCCGGTCACCACATTGGGTGTCAGTTGCGTCGTTTACGAGGTGCCGGACACCCTGCCCGTACAAGAGGCAATCGCAGAATTGCAACAGGACCGGGACGTTTCGTCCGTGCAACAAATGCATAGCTTTCAGGTTCTCGGTAAACAGACACCGCCTACTCCGACGTATAGCGACCCGTATCTGCATTTACAAACCGGCTTTAACGTCTTGCGGATAGCCGATCTGCACCTTACCACCACCGGCCAAGGCGTGCGGATTGCCGTCATCGATACCGGCGTGGATACCGAACACCCGGACTTGAAAGGTCGAATTAAATACTCGGAAAACACCGCGCCGGAACCCAGCGATCACAATTTGGCCGATATTCACGGTACGGCGGTAGCCGGCGTATTATCCGCCCATCCAAACAACGGCATAGGTATTGCCGGCATCGCCCCCGAAGCCGAAATTTTGGCATTTCGGGCCTGCTGGCCGGAGAAACCTAATTCCTTGGCGGCGCGTTGCAACAGCTTTACCTTGGCATTAGCCTTGAATCAGGCCATTCGCATGAATAGCGATATCATCAATTTGAGCCTGAGCGGCCCCGAAGACCCCTTAGTACAGCAACTGATTGAAAAAGCGCTGGCCAAAGGCATTATTGTGGTCGCGGCTGTGCCGAGTCAAATACAAGCCGGTGGTTTTCCGGCCAATATCGCCGGTGTGATAGCCGTTGGCCAGGAAAAGAACGGCAACAACCAGCAAATCGCCGCGCCTGGCAAGGACATTCTGACGACGGTGCCACACCAAGCCTATGACTTTATGAACGGCAGTTCCTTCGCCACACCGCATGTCGCCGGCATGGCCGCTTTGCTGTTGCAACTGCATCCGGACTGGAAAGCCGCGGACATCAAACGCCGGCTCGGCAACGACGCCTCGACTGCCAATTTGCTCGATTCGAGTACCGCCCTTGCCTCTCCGGAACGCGCGCACTAG
- a CDS encoding glycosyltransferase family protein: MQSKRRKILFYCQSLVGLGHLTSSLMVIRELSTYADVDLIHGGQGLQQMPELPGFRHLRLPTILIDSASDELYAPESDKHIDAVWTERAAAINEFVNWPYDAVIVEFFPFGRRRLKKEILGLFAAVRQRCGAIPIFCFVREILVPAALEAERRMVKLVREHIHTVFVRGDPHIVRFEETFSLTAEIADCLVYVGYVSPPPPANWPTRQNKIVVSQGGGEIGKTLLRAAIQTAPMLPDYNFMIVTSSRASVTEIAELQALVRSPNVQVVSFLNDFQENLQSAALSISLGGDNTLMDVISTRTPALAYPYAGNSEQGLRIEKLAGKGFVFPLTENDLVPERLSIKIRTTINQTYPQQAIAIHGAAEISRRISVILEGEFCED, encoded by the coding sequence ATGCAGTCAAAGCGCCGTAAAATCCTGTTTTATTGCCAAAGCTTGGTCGGCTTGGGGCATTTGACCAGCAGCTTGATGGTGATACGCGAGTTGTCGACATACGCCGATGTCGATTTGATCCACGGCGGACAAGGCCTGCAACAGATGCCGGAATTGCCGGGCTTTCGGCATCTGCGTCTACCTACCATCCTGATCGATAGCGCCAGCGACGAACTTTATGCACCAGAGAGCGACAAGCACATTGACGCCGTCTGGACCGAGCGCGCCGCCGCTATAAATGAGTTTGTAAATTGGCCCTACGATGCGGTGATCGTCGAATTTTTCCCGTTTGGCCGCCGTCGTCTGAAAAAAGAGATTCTGGGTTTGTTTGCCGCGGTCAGGCAGCGTTGCGGGGCGATTCCGATTTTTTGTTTTGTGCGGGAAATCCTGGTGCCTGCAGCATTGGAAGCTGAGCGGCGCATGGTCAAACTGGTACGGGAGCATATTCACACGGTATTCGTGCGCGGCGATCCACACATTGTGCGTTTCGAGGAAACGTTCAGTTTGACGGCCGAAATTGCCGATTGTTTGGTGTATGTGGGCTACGTTAGTCCGCCGCCTCCCGCAAACTGGCCGACGCGACAGAACAAGATCGTCGTCAGTCAGGGTGGCGGCGAAATTGGCAAGACTCTATTGCGCGCGGCTATCCAGACCGCGCCTATGCTACCGGACTACAATTTTATGATTGTCACCAGTTCCAGAGCTTCAGTAACCGAAATTGCCGAGCTGCAGGCCTTGGTCCGCAGCCCTAATGTCCAAGTCGTGTCTTTCTTGAATGACTTTCAGGAAAACTTGCAATCTGCCGCTTTGTCTATCAGCTTGGGTGGCGACAACACATTGATGGACGTGATCAGTACTCGCACGCCGGCGTTGGCTTACCCTTATGCCGGCAATAGCGAGCAAGGTCTGCGCATTGAAAAACTGGCCGGCAAGGGCTTCGTGTTTCCGTTAACTGAGAACGATCTGGTGCCGGAGCGGCTAAGTATCAAAATCAGGACAACGATAAACCAAACTTATCCGCAACAGGCCATAGCCATTCATGGCGCGGCCGAAATCAGTCGGCGGATAAGCGTGATTCTTGAGGGTGAATTTTGTGAAGACTAG
- a CDS encoding alginate export family protein, translating to MSFNSFKLKPGKTVLLAGGALLSLSVLAETTNGQVAANKPNDNTFRQDNIDGVRKEPLRINPGDKRPADQFKVDVFGHPLTIGGAYELEPRYVEDRRLDPRRDDDVANVYQDLKLELFYQWSKSLSFFVQSDVYYDPEVYTESGLDQYEAGIKLTQAWLFIHQILDSGFSLQLGRQRIADKRQWWWNDELDAARVYFGEDTLFAELAIAKELGSKQSDQDFIDPVSDRVVRLMGDVVWQWDPKQNLSLFFLSQFDNSDNQRPGDLIRANRKDTSDGDLNWFGGRAMGKFKIEHVGKIGYWLDSAFVFGEETTQTFTDINSNVSRVGAQTPRHVEAWGLDAGITWYTNLFLEPYFTLGYAYGSGDSNPSDGTDSSYRQSGIHNNKIKLSGSQRFRYYGELFRPELSNLNIMTAALGFPISEQSSVDLLYHHFEQATPSAVIRDSRIRATPNGNSGTLGDEFDLVLSLDEWKHLQVQFAGSVFMAGPAFGQLEGNNSFQLDLTFKYSF from the coding sequence ATGAGCTTTAATTCCTTCAAACTAAAACCCGGAAAAACCGTATTACTGGCCGGCGGCGCCTTGCTGAGTTTATCCGTACTTGCAGAGACCACTAACGGGCAGGTGGCAGCTAACAAGCCCAATGACAATACCTTCCGCCAGGACAATATCGACGGGGTCAGAAAAGAACCCTTGCGTATCAACCCTGGCGACAAAAGGCCCGCCGACCAATTTAAAGTAGATGTATTCGGTCATCCATTGACCATAGGTGGCGCTTACGAACTGGAACCGCGCTATGTCGAAGACCGGCGTCTGGACCCGCGCCGCGACGACGATGTGGCTAATGTCTATCAAGACCTGAAACTGGAGTTGTTTTATCAGTGGTCAAAGTCTTTGTCGTTTTTTGTGCAGTCCGATGTGTATTACGACCCGGAAGTCTATACCGAAAGCGGTCTGGATCAGTACGAAGCCGGCATTAAACTGACCCAGGCCTGGCTGTTCATTCATCAAATTCTGGATTCGGGGTTTAGTCTGCAATTGGGCCGGCAACGTATTGCCGACAAGCGACAATGGTGGTGGAATGACGAACTGGATGCGGCACGGGTGTATTTTGGCGAAGACACGCTGTTTGCCGAGTTGGCCATCGCCAAGGAGTTGGGATCCAAGCAGTCGGATCAGGATTTCATCGATCCAGTGAGCGACCGAGTGGTGCGACTGATGGGCGACGTGGTTTGGCAATGGGATCCGAAGCAAAACCTGTCTTTGTTCTTTCTGAGCCAGTTCGATAATTCGGACAACCAACGCCCTGGCGACTTAATCCGAGCCAATCGTAAAGACACCAGTGACGGCGATTTAAATTGGTTCGGCGGCCGGGCGATGGGCAAATTCAAAATAGAGCATGTCGGCAAGATCGGTTACTGGCTGGATTCGGCCTTTGTATTTGGCGAAGAGACTACACAAACTTTTACCGATATTAACAGCAACGTCTCCCGAGTTGGCGCGCAAACCCCGAGGCACGTCGAAGCCTGGGGCTTGGACGCCGGCATCACTTGGTACACAAATCTGTTTCTGGAGCCTTACTTTACCTTAGGTTATGCCTACGGTTCCGGGGATTCCAATCCCAGCGACGGTACCGACAGCAGTTACCGGCAATCGGGGATACATAACAACAAGATCAAACTATCCGGCAGCCAACGTTTTCGTTATTACGGCGAGTTATTTCGGCCGGAATTATCGAATTTAAATATCATGACTGCCGCGCTGGGATTTCCGATCTCCGAGCAAAGCTCCGTAGACTTGCTCTATCACCACTTCGAACAGGCCACGCCTTCGGCTGTAATTCGCGATTCACGGATTCGCGCCACGCCTAACGGCAACAGCGGCACCCTGGGCGACGAGTTCGATTTGGTATTGTCCTTGGATGAATGGAAGCATTTGCAGGTGCAATTTGCCGGTTCGGTATTCATGGCCGGGCCTGCTTTCGGACAACTGGAGGGTAATAATTCCTTTCAGTTGGATCTGACCTTTAAATACAGCTTTTAA
- a CDS encoding glycosyltransferase family protein, with translation MNQHKPRLLLYCQHSLGMGHWVRAMTLANALSREFRVTFLNGGRAPDHQAAVTDLDMLNLPPLGMGEDHQLYSQDERYNVKEALAMRRQLILDTYALLRPEVVLIELFPFGRKKLASELLPLLKAARRDKYARPLVLCSLRDIMVNARKDQSRHDERARWITDRYFDGLLVHADPRFARLEDSFKPRHPLKTPLLYTGFVGPRRTTTAIKPPRLGVLVSAGGGMVGASLFQAAVQAHAINWASERLPMTIVAGPFLPEADWQALSAQVEGRKGLTLLRSVPAMQPLLEAHSVSVSQCGYNTVMDILESRTPALVVPFLRGQEDEQTQRAEKLAQLGLVKVMNPAELTGQYLAEEILQLRDFSPNPAGLDLAGADNTVSLIQQLLGGKSDLTGESLKQEYAHAC, from the coding sequence ATGAACCAACATAAACCGCGATTACTCTTGTATTGCCAACACTCTCTGGGCATGGGCCATTGGGTCAGAGCCATGACCTTAGCCAATGCCTTGAGCCGCGAATTTCGGGTGACCTTTCTGAACGGCGGCCGCGCACCGGATCATCAGGCTGCCGTTACCGATCTGGATATGCTGAATCTGCCGCCGCTGGGTATGGGTGAAGATCATCAGCTGTATAGCCAGGATGAGCGTTACAACGTCAAGGAAGCCTTGGCGATGCGCCGGCAATTGATACTGGATACCTATGCATTACTCAGACCGGAAGTGGTGTTGATCGAATTGTTCCCGTTCGGCCGCAAGAAATTGGCCAGCGAGTTGTTGCCGCTCTTGAAAGCTGCGCGCCGCGACAAGTATGCCCGGCCCCTGGTGTTATGCAGTCTGCGCGACATCATGGTTAACGCCCGTAAAGATCAAAGTCGGCACGACGAACGGGCGCGCTGGATAACGGATCGTTATTTCGACGGACTGTTGGTACACGCGGACCCTAGGTTTGCCCGATTGGAAGACAGTTTTAAGCCGCGCCATCCGTTGAAAACGCCCTTGCTTTACACGGGTTTTGTCGGACCGCGTCGCACCACGACAGCGATAAAACCGCCCCGCCTTGGGGTGTTGGTATCGGCTGGCGGTGGTATGGTCGGCGCATCCCTGTTTCAAGCGGCGGTTCAGGCCCATGCCATCAATTGGGCAAGTGAAAGATTGCCGATGACCATCGTCGCCGGACCGTTTTTGCCGGAAGCCGATTGGCAGGCGTTATCGGCGCAAGTCGAAGGCAGGAAAGGTCTCACGCTGCTGCGTTCGGTGCCGGCTATGCAGCCTTTGCTGGAGGCGCACAGTGTGTCGGTAAGTCAATGCGGCTACAACACGGTGATGGACATCCTCGAATCCCGCACGCCGGCTTTGGTCGTACCGTTTCTGCGCGGTCAGGAAGACGAACAAACTCAGCGGGCGGAAAAATTGGCGCAATTGGGTTTGGTGAAGGTAATGAATCCGGCGGAATTGACAGGTCAGTACCTGGCGGAAGAGATTTTGCAATTGCGGGATTTTTCGCCCAATCCAGCCGGCCTGGATTTGGCCGGTGCTGACAATACCGTGAGCTTGATTCAACAATTACTTGGCGGCAAATCGGATTTGACCGGTGAATCGCTAAAACAGGAGTACGCCCATGCTTGCTGA